A segment of the Bufo bufo chromosome 5, aBufBuf1.1, whole genome shotgun sequence genome:
aaatatataaaagcagactaatgtaccagccctaaaaagggctttttggggtgctgtcaggatcctatccttacagcagatgagtctttgaggactggagtggacacagaacactggcctagctaacgatttccctattaattcagcagcagaagcactctccctgctctaactaacactgcagctttagaatgaatctaatcacagttggaatgtgtctgctgactgtgaggtacagggtcaaagtttgctcaatgatgacgtatagggggcggaccgaacatcgcatatgttcgcccgccgcggcgaacgcgaacaagtgatgttcgccgggaactgttcggtaCATCTCTACACGTGATAaggtaaaagtgataactaagtggcttagtGAACAAAACATTGAAATTTTGGGTCTATGGCCTGTGGCCAATCCTCAAaaagcgggtggacaaacaaaaacacagtAATTATAATAAAATTCAAGCACTGAGTAGGCAAAGAATGGGTTGCCATCAGTCAGGATTTCGCTCAGAAGTTGATATCCAGCATGCAGCAGGGCAAATTGCagaagtcttaaaaaaatggggtCAAGACTGAAAACATTGAGTTTTAATAAACTTAATAAAATGAAGAAACATAAACTTGATGTATTTAGCAATAAACTTTAAAAGCCTATGAAATGATTATAATTGTTCTTCAGTGTAACATAGAAACATGTGGCCAAAAGATCTAAAACACTTAaaaagcaaactttgtgaaaaccaaagtcaaaacttttggccatcacTGTATATGTTTATAAAATTGTATATAGGACTGTACATAGGACAGAATATAGGACTAAAGATATTACTATATGAAGGACTGTATATTGAAGAATATAAAGGACAGTGTATAGAATTTTATAGAGGACTGTATATAGGACATAGGATAGTGTATACAATTGTTTGTGGGACTGTATATAGAATTATATATAGGACtgtacataggactgtatatagGACAATGTATCAATTTATTTTATACAAAAGTACATAGGATTGTATATAGAGCAATATTGTATAGAATTCTATATGACTATACAtacgactgtatatacagtatctcacaaaagggaGTCCACCCCTCACTTTTTTGtggatattttattatatcttttcatgtgaCAAcattgaagatatgacactttgataaaatgtaaagtagtcagtgtacagcttgtataacagtgtaagtttggtgtgtcctcaaaataactcaacacacagccattgatGTTTAAACCGctagcaacaaaagtgagtacacctctaagtgaaaatggccaaattgcgcCCAAATAGCCAATTTCTCTCCCcggggtcatgtgactttttagtgttacaaggtctcaggtgtgaatgggaagCATGTGTGTTAAATTAGGTGTTATAGATCTCACATTCTCTCAtattggtcactggaagttcaacatggcacctcatgttgtcccagaaggaagcctcttctaaagatgatgcacaataaagcctgcaaacagtttgctgaaggcaAGCAGATTAAGGACGTGGTTTACTTTTGCTATGTCCTGTGGTctaatgagaccaagataaactttatttggttcagatggtgtcaagcatgGGTGGCGGCAACCAGTCGAGGAGTACAaatacaagtgtgtcttgcctacagtcaagcatggtggtgggagtgtcatggtttggggctgcatgagtgctctcGGCAGtgtggagctacagttcattgagggaaccatgaatgccaacatgtactgtgacatactgaagcagagcatgatcccctccctctgGAAACTGGGgctcagggcagtattccaacatgataaaaaaaaaaaacacacctccaagacgaccactgccttgctaaagaaattgagggtaaaggtgctggactaaccaagcatgtctccagacctaaacccaattgagcatctgtggggcatcctgaaACAGAAGGTGGATGAGTGCAagatctctaacatccaccagctctgtgatgttgtcatggaggagtggaagaagattccagtggcaacctgtgaagctctagtgaactccatgcacaAGAGAGTTaaagcagtgctggaaaataatggtggccacactaaatatggacactttgggcacaatttggccattttcacttagaggtgtactcacttttgttgccagcagtttagacattaatggcagtgtgttgagttattttgagggcacaccaaatttgcactgttatacaagctgtacactgactatataatatttacaaaaatgtgagcagTGTACTCacctttgtgagatactgtaagaCAGTGTATAGGATTGTACGCAGGACTTTACAAAGGAcatagggagtcatttattaagatcagcatTTTAGACCctggtcttaataccccttgCTCTGGTGCATGATGCACCTAAGTTATGGAGAGGCACCggcttctacataacttaggcgcatccacaGCTgcactaaatctacgccagctcccttgctgctgtaggtttagataattttctatgcctaaaacaggcatagaaaatgataaatgagacgggcctgcccccCCTACCCAGCCACGCTCCCTTTTTTTAAACCTGACTTGAGCGtgtaaaagtcgcagattgcagcgcaaataacctttaagctgcaatctgcgccagatgTACGCCAAAAATTGGAGTATATCTGATAATACATTACCCCCATGATACAGAGGACTGTTTGTAGGACTGTATGTATGAGTATATATATAGGACAGTGTATATATGGCTGCAGATAGGATATTGTATAGAACCTTATAtagattactgtacataggactgtatatatgatattGTATAGAATTGTATATAGGAATGTACATTGGAATGTATATAAGCCAGTGTACAGATTTGTATACAAAActacataggactgtatatagGATAGAGTACAGAGTTATATACAGGAATGGACATAGGGCTGTATATAGGACAGTGTAAAGGATTGCATATaggaatgtatgtatgtatgtatgtatgttattGTACAGGATTGCATATAGGGCTGTATATAGGACAATGTATAGGATTGTATATAGGACTGTATATAGGACAGAGCATTGAATTGTATTCAAGACTGTATAAAGAACAGTGTTAAGATTTGTATGTAAAACTTTACATatgactgtatatactacagtgtATAGATTTTTATATAGGACTGCACATTAGACTGTATATAGTACAGTACATAGGACTGCATATAGGACAGTGTATAGCTCTTTATATAGAACTGCACATAGGACTGTACATTGGACAGTGTCTAGAATTATATATGTCTGTATATAGAACAGCATATAGCATGGTATATAGGACTGTTCAtaggcagtggcgtgcctaaggtgtttggAGAAGTAATTCCCTCCGTGCCCCCTtcccagtagtaatgcccattgtgccccttcatagtagaaatgtcctctgtgcccccttcatagcagtaatgtctattgtgccccttcataggagtaatgtcctctgtgcccccttcatagtagttatgctcattgcacacagtagtaatgccctctgtgttagtaaaacaaaaaaaaaaacagtaactaTTCATCCCTTCtttgtgcctcctttacagtaggCGTGCCTTcattgtgccctcctcacagtagttatggcctctctgtgcctctttcacagtagtaatgccctatctgtgcccccttcacagcagtaatgcccattgttcccccttcataGAAGTAATGCCTTTTgtaccccttcatagtagtaatgtccattgTACCCAAAATAATGCCCATTGAATcttcttcatagtaataatgcgcattgtgcccccttcacagtagtaatgcccattgttcccccttcataGAAGTAATGCCTTTTgtaccccttcatagtagtaatgtccattgTACCCGAAATAATGCCCATTGAATcttcttcatagtaataatgcgcattgtgcccccttcacagtagtaatgccctatctgtgcccccacTGTGTTAACCTTGTCCTGTTCCTGATGCTCCGATCCAGCTCTCCCCGGCTGGCACAGATTgccctgcagcactgtgtgggaggatcagaggcagattcccgggctgcaggctcctctcacactgacagtgatctgtgcctgcaggctgaatgggggAGCTGGCAGCAAAAGCCTCtgtgcttcaccattcagtgagCCGGCCTGAAGGAGAGAAGGAGTGTGGGGGGATGAGCGGTCAGTGAGCGGTCTGTATGGATGGAAAAGCTTATTGCTTCTGGCACTCCCTGGCAGCGGGCACCCGGGGCAGACACCCCCCTCTTCCAGGCACGACTTTGTTCATAGGACTGTATATAGGGCAGTGTATAGAATTATAGTCTGTATATAGGACTGTATATAGGACTTTGTTTAGGACTCTGCCAGTGATCACTATTCACAATTTGCTTCTTTTTTGTGAGTTTTTCTCATGTAATGTCAGACATATTGATATTGCAGTAGACGGTTCCGTCGTCACTTATACTCCTTTAACTATTTTATGAATGGGAATGTTATGGACTTGGAAACTAAGAACACAATTATAATTATTTAGTTTTATttctttatatacattttttctaaTTATATCAGATTTCTATATTCTGTCTTCTATTACATTTAGTTCTTCCTTGATATGCCAGGACAGCGGGACATGATTGAGGGCGATTTTCTTCAGGTGATGCTGAGGACCAGAGATGTTACAAAGCTCTTATTCTGTTGTCAGCTTTGAAACAACAGCACAAGACCCGAAGGAATCTGCAGGAGATAAGATCGAGGACATTAGAGAGATAGATGGACTGGTTTGGTGGTGAGGAGAGGGGGAACTGGAGTCATTTCTAATGGAAAACCATGGGACAGGTCCTAGAGATATGAACTGATTACAGGGGTCctcctgcacacacacatacacaataAGATGGTATTACTGAAGGAAATGTTTCTACAAAGTTAAGTGTTCCCACTAGGGATCTAATTGTCCTTTAAAGTGAGAGCGGTTCTCTGCAATGTCTCTCTGCGCTGAGTAATAGGAGGGGGTGCTGATGACAGACCAAAAACTATTAGCAGGATTTGCCCCAATAGAAGAAGTAAAGGGGGTCATCTAAAGTGTTGTATTTACCTTGTTAATCTGTTGCTGCTGCTCTTTTTGATGCTGTTTGGAAAGATAAGGTTTGATTGTCAAACAATTCCTTGGATGATCAGACACAGTGGGGTCCCAGTGTCCCAAAAACAACCTCCCTTCCACAGTTCATGACAGCTcaacaaaataaaatacattatttCTGTAGCGagaagggggagctcactgcttaCTGAAGTATTATAGAATTCACTAGGAGCTGTATAAACccctatgcagtgagctccctctagtagcagTTACAGGTAGACTGAAGGTTAACTATGACTCACCTGTTCCTCACGCTGCATCTTTTTAGACACCTTGTTGTCCACCACCTACGTTTTGGTCTAAAGGAAAGATTCAAGTAGATAAGATCAGCTCCATGTGGTGATGCTTTCCAGGATCAGTCTATATGGTTCTGTACACTGACATGGTCCTCAAtcattatatatgtgtatactgtcTGTATATAATCAGCTCATTAAAGATGGAGTCTGCACTCACCTTGTTCTCTCAGTGCTGTCAATGTTATTCACTTCCATTTCTCCCTCCTGGTCTTCCTCCACCACCTCATCTACCTCTTCAATCGCCTCttcgtcctccatcacctcctccacctcttcttcTGCCACCACTTCCTCCACCACTTCCtccacctcttcatcctccaccacttgctcctcctcttcctcctctctatCACTATCCTCGCAATTGGACAGAACAAGTCATTATATATGCAGCTCTTAGGACACCCCATGTCTGGCCCCTCGGGCAGCCATGGTTGTTCTATAACTTACCTGATGTTATCCATCTCCAATATCCTCCGCATTCTATAAAATAAGATAAAGTTCCAGTGTCAATAACTGACAAagaaatataatatataacatgCCCCCACATCAGATAAATACATGGAGGAAAGGGAAAAATCTCCTCCATACATCATACAGGGTGATAGTCCTTTGTATTACACATGTAAGAGCCAAGCCCCCCAGGACTCCACCTGTAATTCTAGTCCAGTATCTGGAGTACCTTATCACCTATGCCTCACAGACCCCCAATAATATCAGCCCTGTAATCTGCAATCTGCTACATGACTGGCAGTCTCTAGTGGTGGTTATGAGTGTAGCACTGCTAGCGATGCctttactcaccgctccctggtcctcttCTCCAGGGTGGGAGTGTCCTGACAGCTTACAGCTTCAGGATGTAATGTGGATAGGTGCACACTATGGGCTGactctgtgtgacgtcaggtcgctATACAGCACTGCAGAAAGACCTGCTTGATTTCCAGAGTGGCAGCAGGGGCATCCAGAACAGGATAGAtgagttgctttttttttttgtctagtcTTAGGTCTAGGATTAGGGGGTGGAGGTTTTAGGGGGCCAAATGAATTTTGGGTCTGATCCTGTGGGTAGTTATTAATTCATGGGGTGAATTACTAAAACTGGTGCAaaatagaactgacttagttgcccatagcaaccaattagcttccacctttcatttctgacagctcctttggaaaatgaaaggtggaatctgattggttgctatggacaactaagccagttctactttacacttgtTTGATAAATGATTCCATTAGTGTTTGATCCTGGGGCCTACATGAATTTTGGGTCTGATATTAAGTCTGGATGGATTTGGGGTTTAATCCTGGGGTTTATATTTGGGGTCTGTATGGATTTATGGTCTATAAAATATACAGTCTTCAAGAGAAATTGACATAACGATCTAGACCAAATGGAGAACAAAAGGAAAGGAAATAACTCAGATCAGTGGGGACATCACCAATTAGTCACTGGATATAGGTTTGTTATACCTGTGACTGCTTTGTTTAAGTGTGTTTCATTctctttattataaaataaggtcaCTATAAATtgaatggggggaggggggctcaaTTTTCTTACTCTGCCTAGGGCACCAAaataccttgtcccagccctgctcacCCATTCATCCTGCcatccatctcctcctcgtcctcttcctcctctccttcGTCTTCTTCCCTGTTGGACAcagaacattatatatatacagtatatatatatttttatttatatatatatatatatatatatatatcttcctaggACACCATTGGTCAGGCATCTTTATGTCCCAGCATTGTCAGTTTACCTATGATTGTCCTATAACTtacctgatgttctgcagctctaTTTCTGATATATTCCTCCTCAGtctgtaatacacagtacagctcTGGTTATAATCATTGACTATCCTCCTATTATCACACACTGATACATTAAACAGGACTGATTCTATATCAGTCATCCCCATGTGTAATAACTGGACCCCCTCATTATCTGTACCCCACATACCCCCTTATGTCAGTCCTGAAATCTGCTGAATGACCCCCCTTTGGTTTATGTTTATAGCCAGGTATATGTGCCCCTATGTTTTACACTCTGTGTATAATATAATAGggtgtattatatatgtacataATATGATCATGATACTTACCTATCTCCACCCCCATCCACGTTTATCTGTTGTTCCTCGATGTTCTCCTCCTCGCCTCTGTTTGACAGAAAACATCTTGTATAAAAGTATTTTCTTATAACAGCCAATGAGTATTAAATCTACATTGTGTCATTTTCATAGACATGATACAGTTGGCTTCAGTTATGACAATCAGCACAAATGTCTCATAGGTTTTTAGCTTTTTAGGGATTTTCCTCATTATCAGCAGATTGAAGTTATAGATGAGGCTACAGTGCTTTGTCTATTGGAGATTGAAGGGTAACATCCAGAATAATGGAGGTGATATATTAGGGGAACAGTCActgatatatataatgtatgtaatGTAACAGTCTGCCTTCTGCTGATTCCTCTCCACATACGCAATCATATCATTCTTATAATGTACAATCTGCTGCATGGCTAGTGCCTGCCAGTGGTCACTATGTTTTAGCTGGGTATATATCACAATGTTTTATATCCTCTGTATAATATGATCGGgtcttttatatttgtatttaaaTTGCCCATGTTGACTATATACTTACTCATCTCCTCTCCCATCTCTCCTCATCTCCTCCACCATGATGTTGTCATCTTCCTCCACAATGttttcctcttcttcctccaaaATATTACCCTCCTCTTCCATGATGTTAAGCTCCTCCGCGAtgtcatcctcctcttcctcctccacaatGCTCTCCTCCTCCAAGATGTTTTCCCCTTCTTCCTCCAGAATATTACCCTCCTCTTCCATGATGTTAACCTCCTCAAAAatgtcatcctcatcatcatcctcctccaatATGTAACCCTCTTCCTCCACAATATTATCTTCCTGTTCTAAGATGTTATTTTCTTCCTCTACTACGTTATCATCCCCCTCCTCGATGTTGTTCTCTTCTTCTCTGTTGGAGAGAAAACATCTTGTATAAAAATATTGTCTTGTTATAGCCAATTAATATTTTATCAATGAGATATGTCACATCCATAAAGATAATATAATTGGCCTTAATTATGAGAAATAGTGGCATATACTGACCAATCATATGGCTGTATTTATCTGATTCATAGTTTTAGGGTTTAGGAATTTTACACATATTCAATGGATTACCGCTAACGCTTCAGTGTTTTCTCTATATAGAAGAATGTGAGGTAACTTCCAGAAGAATAAAGACTATACATACTGGGGTAACAGTTAAGGATCTTGACAATATTCTATATTATTATACCAGTGATACATACATCAGATGTTcagcctcctcctgtctctccatctcctcctcctgacTCTccacctcctccatctcctcctctctctCCGCCGCCGCTATCTCCTCCTTCTCT
Coding sequences within it:
- the LOC121002404 gene encoding proline-, glutamic acid- and leucine-rich protein 1-like, with the protein product MRRILEMDNISDREEEEEEQVVEDEEVEEVVEEVVAEEEVEEVMEDEEAIEEVDEVVEEDQEGEMEVNNIDSTERTRPKRRWWTPRCLRRCSVRNSIKKSSSNRLTRFLRVLCCCFKADNRIRAL